A window of Cohnella herbarum contains these coding sequences:
- a CDS encoding WIAG-tail domain, producing the protein MKKKQTSKTSKTRKPLYYVDNPNNLELKWLDDIQKTQAKSISIHGSAVATQQSAESQTQSKPTQITQAQSKQAPITKTGSDGEKPELEVLSMTPVASMPALPQYSEFVSTVQEAEEIVSIATALPPAIELPMPVELPDVVAVVESLQAESMQSTNDLVAMLNEDHNAYSIAEMNAASPDTVTLEEIVEEPPTHREVRHSKLEEKRIPSRPAPIVYTDDIADEAITGEKLAPFAVKGMHLAADSVSTDSMADFAVTSIKLADGSVTSSKIAPESVVGDHLTKNSISGQKIRDRSITGEKLRDGSVSSEKLADRTISSDKIAEGSIQSKHLNLSIITSELLQDQIITTEKIRSGAIRSENLANESIDTSKLADGSVTTSKLRDGAISKDKVARGAIDTQHLAEGLVLSEHVALGVLQGKHLAPRAVAAEHLADGAVGTRELSDRSVSANKLMLSAVQSEHLQVGSVKSEHLEDEVVKTRHLADGTITASKLAEQSVTTLKLVDHAITSSKIADQSIVSPKIADEAVQTRNIARGSIVSEKLAEAIVDSRHLMDKSVDSRHMVDHAIGREHLKEGLIGAAQLAKNTVQSQHLTEGAIGQFQLADAAVNSDKLGEQSVGSQHVSSAAIKTEHLAKESVTSDQVAAGAIKAHHFGTESVTGGALALDSVDNKHIKQGAVGAAHLANGSVGTGALQIESITEKNIAPGAVGERQLGIRAVFSHHLTDHLITSLKLSPECVSTDKLADMAVTTAKIADDSITSDKLSDNTVYEKALQDGAVSGRTLAEGSVASKHLKPKVVKQLHLSEGAVDSSILAAGSVTAEKLADGSVKAQQLASRTVESRHLVEQSVLGIHITEKSIRELHLNDGIIDASKLASRSVDSSKLQPGAVREFHIGEHAISSSHLQAGLIDAVHLQKGAVGAAHLAKGSVQEASIAERSITTDKLAEESITSKKLAANSVGIDHIQAESINGKHLMSEAVHGYHLRKGTVSVSHLAPDLLDLAKNGERRIDSERLEPNAVSAVHLKDKTITEDKLADGLITKAKLAEESVTMDKLADDSVSSEKIVAKSVTTEKIQDRSVTTEKLASGSVRTQQLAAGAVVADILGDGSVTTEKLLDRSVTMEKLASGSVGTQQMAVNSVNADILGDGSVTTDKLLNRVVTTDKLADGSVGTEKLAPGSVEADILADGSVSTVKLMDSAVTTDKLAFDSVGTEQLAIGSVRASILADGSVVTAKLLDGAVTADKLAEGSVGTSQLAEASVVASILANGSVTTEKLQDGAITQDKLADGSITADKLQNRTITAEKLADGSIGTEKLAEGSVGEVSLADESVSTVKLMDGSVTSMKLAAGQVGTIHLADGSVISRIMADDSVTTAKLTDGAVTIEKLAAGSVGTDQMQVGSVSSVIIADLSITSEKLLDGAITPEKLADGSVGTRQLAVGSVLSDILADNSVTGDKLANGSVTTEKIAYSSVGYNQLALGSVNEDILANESVTDAKLTNGAVTTEKLAIGSVGADQLADGAVTADKFSDGSVTSEKLADGAVTPEKLMNRSVGTNQLAVGAVHADILADASVTTDKLIDGVVTADKLAGDSVGTSQLVDHSVTANKLADDSVTSVKLKDGSVTANKLAIKSVGTSQLATGAIQSEILADGSVTSDKLADGSVTAEKLVLGSVGTSQLAFGAVQTDILADGSITTEKLLDGTITPEKLVAGSIGTGLLAEGSVTEDILAPASVSGSKLAEGSVSSRKLANRGVGTEQLADKSVTEEKLADDSVTTSKLIDGVITTDKLAGDSVGTSQLTNSSVTSDKLADGSVTTDKLLDGSVTTEKLAYGSVGTSQLAVGAVSADILADGSVSDAKLSNGSITTEKLADASVGSDQLIDDSVTTTKLAKGAVTLENLSPALFQFMTYVGNQVTEDRLAEGAVSSEKLAIGAVGTDQLADGSISSAKLSDGSIGTNQLAAGSVNAEKIAVRSVSSSHIIPRSILGYHLGEQTITSSHFKPQVVTEAQLADGSVTSLKLSSEVRELLDQLQQAQSAAADPVEIVRELVSGSVTSEYIADGSVSGAKLEAGSITSEHLADGSVSGAKLEAGSVTSEHLADGSVGGAKLEAGSVTSEHLADGSVGGAKLLAGSVTSEHLADGSVGGAKLGVGSVTSEHLADGSVGGAKLEAGSVTSEHLADGSVGGAKLEAGSVTSEHLADGSVGGAKLEVGSVTSEHLADGSVGGAKLEAGSVTSEHLADGSVGGAKLGVGSVTSEHLADGSVGGAKLGVGSVTSEHLADGSVGGAKLEAGSVTSEHLADGSVGGAKLEAGSVTSEHLADGSVGGAKLLAGSVTSEHLADGSVGGAQLGVGSVTSEHLADGSVGGAQLGVGSVTSEHLADGSVGGAQLEAGSVTSEHLADGSVGGAQLEAGSVTSEHLADGSVSGAKLEAGSVTSEHLAQGSVGEAQLQFGSITGDHLAVASVGGSHIWLGSIFGDHLADGSISGAKLIPGSVTSDHLADGSIAGAKLGAGSVTSEQLADGSVGGAKLEASSVTSEHLADGSLTGAKLEAGSITSDQLADGSVSGSKLELGSISGEHVVEGSLSGEHLADGSIGGTKLGSGIVTGEHLADGSINGAKLEAGSLQGEHLANGSIGSSKLELGCIASEHMADGSVTGSKLELGSVSGEHVVKGSLTGEHLADGSIGGTKLGSGIVTGEHLADGSINGAKLEAGSLNGNHIADGSIGSSKLELGCIASEHMADGGVTGSKLELGSITGEHLADWSVSGEKLDYGSITGEHLADGSITSSKLEFGSVKTEHLADNSVNGSKLELGSITGNHLEDGSIGGAKLEAGSIRGAQLADDSVDSSKLALYSVTNEHLVDGSVSEEKLSFQPVTAQLPGVSLLFGNQQYAFQGGMESMRLVVPFAVPFANNAYTMVAMSDHPSCSCILGAKRPNEVELIVFRTRLGPEPKGFIQWIALGSKA; encoded by the coding sequence ATGAAAAAGAAACAGACGAGCAAGACATCCAAAACGCGGAAGCCGCTTTATTACGTCGATAATCCGAACAATCTCGAGCTGAAATGGCTGGATGACATACAAAAAACGCAAGCCAAGTCCATTTCCATCCACGGGTCGGCCGTAGCGACGCAGCAATCGGCAGAAAGCCAAACGCAAAGCAAGCCAACGCAGATCACGCAAGCGCAGAGCAAGCAAGCTCCAATAACCAAAACCGGATCGGACGGAGAGAAGCCCGAGCTAGAGGTGCTCTCGATGACTCCGGTAGCTTCGATGCCCGCGCTACCGCAGTATTCGGAGTTCGTCTCGACGGTGCAGGAAGCGGAAGAGATCGTGTCGATCGCAACGGCGCTGCCTCCGGCAATCGAGTTGCCTATGCCCGTCGAACTGCCGGATGTCGTTGCGGTTGTCGAATCGCTGCAAGCCGAAAGCATGCAATCGACGAATGATCTGGTCGCGATGTTGAACGAGGATCATAACGCGTATTCGATTGCGGAGATGAATGCGGCATCTCCGGACACGGTAACGTTGGAGGAAATCGTTGAGGAGCCTCCGACGCATAGGGAAGTACGCCACTCCAAGCTGGAGGAAAAACGGATCCCCTCGCGTCCGGCTCCGATCGTCTATACGGACGATATCGCGGACGAGGCGATCACGGGCGAGAAGTTGGCGCCTTTCGCCGTTAAAGGGATGCACTTGGCAGCCGATTCCGTAAGCACGGATTCAATGGCGGATTTCGCGGTGACTTCGATTAAATTAGCGGACGGATCCGTAACTTCATCGAAGATAGCGCCGGAATCCGTCGTTGGCGATCATCTCACCAAAAACTCTATATCCGGGCAGAAGATTCGGGATCGTTCGATTACCGGCGAGAAGCTGCGAGACGGGAGCGTCTCCTCGGAGAAGCTGGCGGATCGGACGATCAGTTCGGATAAAATCGCCGAGGGATCGATTCAGTCCAAGCATTTGAACTTATCGATCATTACATCGGAATTGCTGCAGGACCAGATTATTACGACGGAAAAGATTCGCAGCGGCGCGATTCGCAGCGAAAATTTAGCCAATGAAAGCATCGATACTTCGAAATTAGCCGACGGGTCCGTAACGACTTCGAAGCTGCGCGACGGTGCGATTTCGAAGGATAAAGTGGCACGGGGCGCAATTGATACCCAGCATCTCGCGGAAGGACTTGTTCTATCCGAACATGTCGCTCTCGGAGTGTTGCAGGGAAAGCATTTGGCTCCGCGCGCCGTGGCGGCGGAGCATCTCGCGGACGGAGCCGTCGGTACGCGCGAACTGTCCGATCGATCCGTATCGGCAAACAAGCTGATGCTCAGCGCGGTGCAATCCGAGCATCTTCAAGTCGGATCGGTAAAGAGCGAACATCTCGAAGACGAGGTCGTTAAGACAAGGCATCTGGCGGATGGGACGATCACGGCTTCCAAACTGGCGGAGCAGTCCGTTACTACGCTTAAGCTGGTCGATCATGCCATCACGTCGTCGAAAATCGCGGACCAAAGCATCGTTTCGCCGAAAATAGCCGACGAGGCCGTTCAAACCCGGAATATTGCCAGGGGGAGCATCGTTTCGGAGAAATTAGCGGAAGCCATCGTAGATTCGCGGCATTTGATGGATAAGTCCGTGGATAGCCGGCATATGGTCGATCATGCGATCGGACGGGAGCATCTGAAGGAAGGCTTGATCGGAGCCGCCCAATTAGCGAAAAATACGGTTCAATCGCAGCACCTCACGGAAGGAGCGATCGGTCAATTCCAACTGGCGGACGCGGCGGTTAATTCCGATAAGCTCGGCGAGCAATCCGTGGGAAGCCAACATGTTTCGTCTGCCGCAATCAAGACGGAGCATCTTGCGAAAGAGAGCGTGACGTCGGATCAGGTCGCTGCCGGAGCGATTAAAGCGCATCATTTCGGAACGGAATCGGTGACGGGCGGGGCGCTGGCTCTGGATTCCGTAGATAACAAACATATCAAGCAAGGCGCCGTAGGAGCCGCTCATCTCGCGAACGGATCCGTCGGCACGGGAGCGTTGCAGATCGAATCGATAACCGAAAAAAATATCGCTCCCGGTGCCGTTGGAGAAAGGCAACTCGGAATACGCGCGGTTTTCTCGCACCATCTGACCGATCATTTAATTACTTCCTTGAAGTTATCCCCCGAGTGCGTGTCTACGGATAAATTAGCGGATATGGCCGTGACGACGGCCAAGATCGCGGACGATAGCATCACGTCCGATAAGCTGTCCGACAATACGGTCTACGAGAAGGCATTGCAGGACGGTGCCGTATCCGGTAGAACATTGGCCGAAGGATCGGTAGCCTCCAAACATTTGAAACCGAAGGTCGTCAAGCAATTACATCTTAGCGAAGGCGCCGTGGATTCGTCGATCTTGGCAGCCGGCTCGGTTACGGCGGAGAAGCTCGCGGACGGATCGGTGAAGGCGCAGCAATTAGCCTCCCGTACCGTGGAAAGCAGACATTTGGTCGAGCAATCCGTATTAGGCATACACATAACCGAGAAAAGCATCCGCGAGTTGCATCTGAACGACGGTATTATCGACGCAAGCAAGCTCGCATCCCGAAGCGTCGATAGCAGCAAGCTCCAACCGGGGGCCGTGAGGGAGTTCCACATTGGGGAGCATGCGATTTCTTCCAGTCATCTTCAGGCCGGATTAATCGATGCGGTCCATTTGCAGAAAGGCGCCGTCGGCGCCGCGCACCTCGCCAAAGGAAGCGTCCAGGAAGCCTCCATCGCGGAACGTTCGATTACGACGGATAAATTAGCCGAGGAGAGCATCACCTCGAAGAAATTAGCCGCGAATAGCGTAGGTATCGATCATATACAGGCGGAAAGCATCAACGGCAAACATCTGATGTCGGAAGCCGTTCACGGTTATCACCTGCGCAAAGGCACGGTGTCGGTTTCCCATCTTGCTCCCGATTTGCTCGATTTAGCCAAGAACGGGGAACGCCGCATCGATTCCGAGAGACTAGAACCTAATGCGGTAAGCGCCGTTCATCTTAAAGACAAGACGATTACGGAGGATAAGCTCGCCGACGGATTGATCACGAAAGCCAAGCTTGCCGAAGAAAGCGTCACGATGGATAAGCTCGCGGACGATAGCGTGTCGTCGGAGAAGATCGTTGCAAAATCCGTAACGACGGAGAAGATTCAAGATCGGTCGGTTACGACGGAGAAATTGGCTTCCGGCAGCGTCAGAACGCAGCAATTGGCGGCGGGCGCGGTCGTCGCGGATATCCTTGGAGACGGAAGCGTAACGACGGAGAAGCTGTTGGATCGCTCCGTTACGATGGAGAAGCTGGCTTCCGGCAGCGTCGGAACGCAACAGATGGCCGTCAACTCGGTAAACGCGGACATTCTTGGAGACGGAAGCGTCACGACGGACAAATTGCTGAATCGCGTGGTAACGACGGATAAGCTTGCGGACGGAAGCGTAGGAACGGAGAAATTAGCTCCCGGTTCGGTCGAGGCCGACATTCTCGCGGATGGCAGCGTGTCGACGGTTAAACTGATGGACTCTGCCGTTACGACCGACAAGCTTGCGTTCGATAGCGTAGGAACGGAACAATTGGCGATCGGCTCGGTTAGAGCCAGTATTCTGGCAGACGGCAGCGTAGTGACGGCTAAGCTTCTCGATGGCGCCGTAACCGCCGATAAGCTTGCGGAAGGCAGCGTCGGAACGAGCCAATTGGCGGAAGCTTCGGTCGTTGCGAGCATTCTTGCGAACGGGAGCGTCACGACGGAGAAATTGCAGGATGGGGCGATTACACAGGATAAGCTCGCGGATGGAAGCATAACCGCCGACAAACTGCAAAATCGAACGATTACGGCTGAAAAGCTTGCGGACGGCAGCATAGGAACGGAGAAATTGGCGGAAGGTTCCGTCGGTGAGGTTAGCCTTGCGGACGAAAGCGTATCGACCGTTAAATTAATGGACGGTTCGGTTACGAGCATGAAGCTTGCTGCAGGTCAAGTTGGAACGATTCACTTGGCGGACGGTTCGGTAATCTCGCGAATAATGGCCGACGACAGCGTTACGACGGCTAAGCTGACAGACGGCGCGGTAACGATCGAGAAACTCGCCGCGGGTAGCGTCGGAACCGATCAAATGCAAGTCGGATCGGTAAGCTCGGTTATTATTGCCGACTTGAGCATTACTAGCGAGAAGCTGCTTGATGGCGCAATTACGCCGGAGAAGCTGGCGGACGGCAGCGTCGGAACGAGGCAACTGGCCGTTGGCTCGGTGTTATCGGATATCTTAGCCGATAACAGCGTAACCGGGGATAAACTCGCAAACGGATCGGTGACAACCGAAAAGATTGCGTACAGCAGCGTTGGGTATAATCAATTGGCTTTAGGCTCGGTAAACGAGGATATTCTCGCGAACGAGAGCGTTACGGACGCGAAGCTGACGAACGGAGCCGTGACGACCGAGAAATTGGCCATCGGCAGCGTTGGAGCGGATCAGCTTGCCGATGGCGCGGTTACCGCGGACAAATTCTCCGATGGAAGCGTAACGTCCGAGAAGCTTGCGGATGGCGCGGTAACTCCCGAGAAGCTGATGAACCGAAGCGTGGGAACGAACCAATTGGCGGTTGGCGCGGTTCATGCGGACATCTTGGCCGATGCAAGCGTCACGACGGATAAACTCATCGACGGGGTAGTCACCGCCGATAAACTTGCGGGCGACAGCGTGGGAACGAGTCAATTGGTTGACCATTCCGTAACCGCCAATAAATTGGCGGATGACAGCGTGACGTCCGTTAAGCTGAAAGACGGTTCCGTAACGGCGAATAAGCTAGCGATTAAGAGCGTCGGAACGAGTCAACTCGCAACCGGAGCGATCCAATCGGAAATATTAGCGGACGGAAGCGTAACATCGGATAAGTTGGCAGACGGTTCCGTAACAGCGGAGAAGCTTGTTCTCGGCAGCGTGGGAACGAGTCAACTGGCGTTTGGCGCGGTTCAAACGGATATTTTGGCCGATGGAAGCATCACGACCGAGAAGCTGCTTGACGGCACGATTACGCCGGAGAAGCTTGTTGCCGGGAGCATCGGTACGGGTCTATTAGCCGAAGGTTCGGTCACGGAGGATATTCTTGCTCCCGCCAGCGTGTCGGGTTCCAAGCTGGCCGAAGGTTCGGTCAGCTCAAGGAAGCTCGCAAACCGAGGCGTAGGCACGGAGCAACTAGCGGATAAATCCGTGACGGAAGAGAAGCTTGCGGACGACAGCGTCACGACTTCTAAATTGATAGACGGCGTCATTACGACGGATAAGCTTGCGGGTGACAGCGTCGGAACGAGCCAATTAACGAACAGTTCGGTGACGTCGGATAAATTGGCCGACGGGTCCGTAACAACGGACAAATTGCTCGACGGCTCCGTAACGACGGAGAAGCTGGCATACGGAAGCGTAGGAACGAGTCAACTGGCCGTTGGAGCGGTTAGCGCGGACATTCTGGCCGATGGAAGCGTCTCGGACGCCAAGCTGTCCAACGGGTCGATCACAACCGAGAAACTGGCGGATGCTAGCGTCGGATCCGATCAATTGATCGATGATTCGGTGACGACGACCAAGCTTGCCAAAGGGGCAGTTACGCTAGAGAACCTGTCGCCGGCGCTATTCCAATTCATGACTTACGTCGGAAACCAAGTTACCGAGGACCGGTTAGCGGAGGGGGCGGTTAGCTCCGAGAAGCTAGCCATCGGTGCGGTAGGAACCGACCAATTGGCCGACGGTTCGATCTCTAGCGCGAAATTGAGCGACGGAAGCATTGGAACCAACCAATTAGCGGCCGGTTCGGTTAACGCCGAGAAAATAGCGGTGAGAAGCGTCAGTTCCTCCCATATCATTCCGCGTTCGATACTCGGTTACCATCTCGGGGAACAGACGATAACTTCCAGCCACTTTAAACCTCAAGTCGTAACGGAAGCGCAGCTCGCGGACGGTAGCGTGACCAGTTTGAAGCTGTCATCGGAAGTCAGGGAACTGCTCGATCAACTGCAACAAGCGCAATCGGCCGCTGCGGATCCGGTAGAGATCGTTAGGGAGCTAGTGTCTGGCAGCGTCACGAGCGAATATATCGCCGATGGCAGCGTAAGCGGAGCTAAGCTTGAAGCGGGAAGCATAACGAGCGAGCATCTGGCTGATGGAAGCGTCAGTGGAGCGAAGCTCGAGGCTGGCAGCGTAACGAGCGAACATCTGGCTGATGGGAGCGTAGGTGGAGCGAAGCTCGAGGCTGGCAGCGTAACGAGCGAGCATCTGGCTGATGGGAGCGTCGGTGGAGCGAAGCTCTTGGCTGGTAGCGTAACGAGCGAGCATCTGGCTGATGGGAGCGTCGGTGGAGCGAAGCTTGGGGTTGGCAGCGTAACGAGCGAGCATCTGGCTGATGGGAGCGTAGGTGGAGCGAAGCTCGAGGCTGGTAGCGTAACGAGCGAGCATCTGGCTGATGGGAGCGTCGGTGGAGCGAAGCTTGAGGCTGGCAGCGTAACGAGCGAGCATCTGGCTGATGGGAGCGTCGGTGGAGCTAAGCTCGAGGTTGGCAGCGTAACGAGCGAGCATCTGGCTGATGGGAGCGTCGGTGGAGCGAAGCTCGAGGCTGGCAGCGTAACGAGCGAGCATCTGGCTGATGGGAGCGTCGGTGGAGCTAAGCTTGGGGTTGGCAGCGTAACGAGCGAGCATCTGGCTGATGGGAGCGTCGGTGGAGCTAAGCTCGGGGTTGGCAGCGTAACGAGCGAGCATCTGGCTGATGGGAGCGTAGGTGGAGCGAAGCTCGAGGCTGGCAGCGTAACGAGCGAACATCTGGCTGATGGGAGCGTAGGTGGAGCTAAGCTTGAGGCTGGCAGCGTAACGAGCGAACATCTGGCTGATGGGAGCGTAGGTGGAGCGAAGCTCTTGGCTGGCAGCGTAACGAGCGAACATCTGGCTGATGGGAGCGTAGGTGGAGCGCAGCTTGGGGTTGGCAGCGTAACGAGCGAACATCTGGCTGATGGGAGCGTAGGTGGAGCGCAGCTTGGGGTTGGCAGCGTAACGAGCGAGCATCTGGCTGATGGGAGCGTCGGTGGAGCGCAGCTCGAGGCTGGCAGCGTAACGAGCGAACATCTGGCTGATGGAAGCGTCGGTGGAGCGCAGCTTGAGGCTGGCAGCGTAACGAGCGAGCATCTGGCTGATGGGAGCGTAAGTGGAGCGAAGCTTGAGGCTGGCAGCGTAACGAGCGAGCATCTAGCTCAGGGTAGCGTTGGAGAAGCTCAGCTCCAGTTCGGCTCCATTACGGGAGACCACCTGGCGGTAGCAAGCGTTGGCGGGTCGCATATTTGGTTAGGGAGCATCTTCGGGGATCATCTGGCGGATGGCAGTATTTCCGGAGCGAAGCTTATTCCGGGTAGCGTAACGAGCGATCATCTGGCGGACGGCAGCATTGCAGGCGCTAAGCTTGGGGCGGGCAGCGTAACAAGCGAGCAGTTGGCGGATGGGAGCGTAGGCGGAGCAAAGCTTGAAGCAAGCAGCGTAACGAGCGAACATCTAGCTGACGGAAGCCTAACAGGTGCGAAGCTTGAAGCCGGCAGCATAACGAGCGATCAGTTGGCGGACGGGAGCGTTAGCGGATCTAAGCTTGAATTAGGCAGCATCTCCGGCGAGCATGTGGTTGAAGGTAGTCTTTCCGGCGAACATCTGGCAGATGGCAGTATTGGCGGAACGAAACTCGGGTCAGGCATCGTAACGGGCGAACATCTGGCAGATGGAAGCATCAACGGAGCGAAGCTTGAAGCAGGCAGCTTACAAGGAGAGCATCTCGCCAACGGAAGCATAGGAAGCTCGAAGTTGGAACTTGGCTGCATCGCAAGCGAGCACATGGCAGATGGCAGCGTCACCGGATCCAAGCTTGAATTAGGCAGCGTCTCCGGCGAGCATGTGGTTAAAGGTAGTCTTACCGGCGAACATCTGGCAGATGGCAGTATTGGCGGAACGAAACTCGGGTCAGGCATCGTAACGGGCGAACATCTGGCAGATGGTAGCATCAACGGAGCGAAGCTTGAAGCAGGCAGCTTAAACGGAAATCATATTGCCGACGGAAGCATAGGAAGCTCGAAGTTGGAACTTGGCTGCATCGCAAGCGAGCACATGGCAGATGGCGGCGTCACTGGATCCAAGCTTGAACTCGGCAGTATCACCGGCGAGCATCTGGCGGACTGGAGCGTCTCCGGAGAAAAGCTTGATTACGGAAGCATTACCGGCGAGCATCTTGCGGACGGCAGTATTACTAGCAGCAAGCTTGAGTTCGGCAGCGTCAAAACCGAGCATCTGGCAGACAATAGCGTTAACGGATCTAAGCTAGAATTAGGCAGCATTACCGGCAATCACCTTGAGGATGGCAGCATAGGCGGAGCGAAGCTTGAAGCAGGCAGCATTAGAGGCGCTCAACTGGCAGACGATAGCGTAGACAGTTCGAAGCTGGCCCTGTACAGCGTTACGAATGAGCACCTGGTGGATGGAAGCGTAAGCGAGGAGAAGCTCAGCTTCCAGCCCGTGACGGCCCAACTGCCAGGCGTGAGCTTGCTATTCGGTAACCAGCAGTATGCTTTCCAGGGAGGAATGGAATCGATGCGGTTGGTCGTTCCATTTGCGGTTCCATTCGCGAATAACGCTTATACGATGGTTGCGATGTCGGATCATCCGTCTTGCAGTTGCATACTTGGAGCCAAACGTCCGAACGAGGTTGAACTTATCGTATTTCGTACCCGGTTGGGACCCGAGCCCAAAGGGTTTATTCAATGGATCGCTTTAGGCAGTAAAGCTTAA